GAGTGAACGGAAGGTGTGGCTGACCATCTCCATCCAGCGGCCCGGCACGCCGGCCTCGTCACGGTCGTAGAACCGCGGCGCCACCTGGCCCTCGATGAGGTCGTAGAGCGCGGCGGCCTCGAGGTCGTCGCGGTGGTCGGGGTCCTCGACGCCGTCGGCGGTGGGGATCGCCCAGCCGTTCTCGCCGTCGAACCACTCGTCCCACCAGCCGTCGAGGATCGACAGGTTGAGTCCGCCGTTCAGCGCGGACTTCATGCCCGACGTCCCGCAGGCCTCGAAGGGTCGCAAGGGGTTGTTGAGCCAGACGTCGCAGCCCGGGTAGAGGTACTGCGCCATGGCGATGTCGTAGTTCGGCAGGAACACGATGCGGTGCCGGACGGCGGGGTCGTCGGCGAACCGCACCATCTGCTGGATCAGCGACTTGCCCTTGTCGTCGGCGGGGTGGGACTTGCCGGCGATCACGAGCTGGATGGGCCGCTCGGGGTGCAGCAGCATGGCCTTGAGCCGGTCGGGGTCGCGCAGCATGAGCGTGAGCCGCTTGTACGTCGGCACGCGGCGCGCGAAACCGATGGTGAGCACGTCGGGGTCGAGCACGGAGTCGACCCAGCCGAGCTCGGCGCTGCTGGCGCCGCGCCGCAGCCACGAGGCGCGCAGCCGGCGGCGCGCCTCCTGCACCAGCTGGGCGCGCATCTCGCGGCGCACGGCCCAGATCTCGCCGCGCGGCACGAGCGGGACGTCGTCCCACACGCCGGCGTCGGTGCCGAGCCGGTGGCCCAGGTGCTTCTCGGCCAGCTCGAAGACGCGATGGTCGACCCACGTGGGCGCGTGCACGCCGTTGGTGATCGAGGTGATCGGCACCTCGCGGTCGTCGAAGCCCGGCCACAGACCGTCGAACATGTGCCGGCTGACGTGGCCGTGCAGCTCCGAGACGCCGTTGGCGCGGCCGCCGAGGCGCAGGCCCATGACCGCCATGTTGAAGACGCCGGCCTCGCCGCCGGGGTAGGTCTCGGCGCCGAGATCCAGGATGCGCTCGACGGGCACTCCCGCCATGGCGTTGTCGCCGCCGAAGTAGGTCTCGATCTGGTCGGCGCCGAAGCGGTCGATGCCTGCGGGCACCGGGGTGTGGGTGGTGAACACCGTCGCGGCGCGAACGGCCTCGAGCGCCTCGTCGAAGCCCATGCCCTCGGACGCCACGAGCTCGCGGATGCGCTCCAGGCCCAAGAAGCCCGCGTGGCCCTCGTTGGCGTGGTAGACGTCGGGGGCCGGCGCGCCGGTGAGCCGCGACCACAGGCGCAGGGCGCGCACGCCGCCGATGCCGAGCAGCATCTCCTGCTGCAGGCGGTGCTCGCCCGAGCCGCCGTAGAGGCGGTCGGTGACGCCGCGCAGCGCCTCGTCGTTGGCCTGGGTGTCGGAGTCGAGCAGCAGCAGGGGCACCCGGCCGACCTGCGCCTTCCACACGTGCGCGACGAGCCGGCGGCCGCCGGGCAGGTCGACGACGACCTCGCACGGCGTGCCGTCGTCCTCGCGCAGCAGCGAGAGCGGGAGGCCGTCAGGGTCGAGCACCGGGTAGGTCTCCTGCTGCCAGCCCTCGCGCGACAGCGACTGCTTGAAGTAGCCGGTCTTGTAGAACAGGCCGACCCCGACGATGGGAACGCCCAGGTCAGAGGCCGCCTTGAGGTGGTCTCCGGCGAGGATGCCGAGGCCGCCGGAGTACTGCGGCAGCACGGCGGTGATGCCGAACTCGGCGGAGAAGTAGGCGATCGAGCGCGGCAGGCCCTCGCCGCCGACGTCGGACTGCGCCTGGCTCTGGAACCAGCGCGGCTGCTCGAGGTACTCGTTCAGGTCGGCGGCCGCAGCCTCCACCGTGGCGACGAAGGTGGGGTCGTCGGCGAGCTCGGCGAGGCGCTCGGGCGGCAGGTCTCCCAGCAGCGCGACCGGGTCGTGGCGCACGGCCTGCCATCGCTGGGGGTCCAGCCCGGCGAACAGCTCGCGCGTGGGCGCGTGCCAGGACCACCGCAGGTTGCTGGCGAGCTCGCCCAGGGCCGCGATGGGCTCAGGCAGGACGGTGCGGACACTGAATCGACGGATTGCTCTCACGACGAGCCAGCGTAGACCGTGAAGGCCGTAGATCCGACACCGCGAGTCAACTTCTTGCGAACTTCTGCAAATCGTTGCAGAGCCCGCATCGACCCGGCAGCTCCTGCGCCGGCCCCCGCGCCGTGCCGGGGCGCCCCGCTCGAGCGTGCAGGGCCCCGCCGTCCTCGGTAGCGTCGGCGCGGTGATCGGACGTATCCCCGTGATGTCGGTGACCCCCAGCGTGGACTGCGGGCGCTGGCCCGCCCGAGCCGTCGTGGGCGAGGCCGTGCCGGTGCGCGCGACGGTCTTCCGCGAGGGCCACGACGCCGTGGCCGCGAGCGTCGTGCTCGTCGACCCCGACGGCGTCGAGCAGCCGCCGCGACGGATGGCGCTGCTCGAGGCCGGCCTCGACCTGTGGGGCGCCGACGTCGTGCCCGACCGCGAGGGTGACTGGACCTTTCGCGTCGAGGGCTGGTCGGATCCCTACGCCACGTGGGAGCACGATGCGGTCATCAAGGTGGCCGCGGACGTCGACACCGAGCTGATGCTCACCGAGGGCGCGCTGTTGCTCGAGCGGGCGGCGGCGACGAAGGGGCGGCCCCCCGCGCACGTCCAGGCCCTGCGTGACGCTGTCACCGGGCTGCGCGACACCACCCGGCCGGCCCAGGCCCGACTGGCAGCCGGTACCTCCCCCGCTGTCCATGCCGCCTTGTCCGCCGCCCCGGTGCGCGAGATGGTCACCGCGAGCGCCGACCACGTGATCCGCGTGCAGCGTGAGCGGGCGCTCGTGGGCGCCTGGTACGAGTTCTTCCCCCGCTCGGAGGGCGCGACCTACGACCCGGCGACCGAGTCGTGGACGACGGGCACGCTGCGCACCGCAGCGGGGCGCCTGCAGGCCATCGCCGACATGGGTTTCGACGTCGCCTACGTGACGCCCGTGCACCCGATCGGCACGACGAACCGCAAGGGCCGCAACAACACGCTCGACCCGCGCCCCGAGGACCCGGGCTCGCCGTACGCCATCGGCTCGCCGGACGGCGGCCACGACGCGATCGAGCCGAGCCTCGGCACCTTCGAGGACTGGGACGCCTTCGTCGCCGAGGCGCGCCGCCTGGGCCTGGAGGTGGCTCTCGACCTCGCGCTGCAGTGCTCCCCCGACCACCCGTGGGTCACCGAGCACCCGGAGTGGTTCACCACCCGCGCCGACGGCTCGATCGCCTACGCAGAGAACCCGCCCAAGAAGTACCAGGACATCTACCCGCTCAACTTCGACAACGACCCCGAGGGCATCTACGCGGCGGTGCTGCGCGTCGTCCTGAAGTGGGTCGACCACGGGGTGACGCTGTTCCGCGTCGACAACCCGCACACCAAGCCGGTCGAGTTCTGGGAGTGGCTGATCGCCAAGGTCAACGCCGAGCACCCGGAGGTCATCTTCCTGGCCGAGGCGTTCACGCGGCCGGCGATGATGCACACGCTCGCCAAGGTCGGGTTCCACCAGTCGTACACGTACTTCGCCTGGCGCAACACCAAGGAGGAGCTCACCGAGTACCTCACCGAGCTGTCGGGCGAGTCCGCCGACTACATGCGGCCCAGCTTCTGGCCCACCACGCACGACATCCTCACGCCGTACATGCAGTACGGCGGCCGCCCGGCCTTCCGGCTGCGCGCCGCCCTCGCCGCGACGATGGTGCCGACGTACGGCATCTACAGCGGCTACGAGCTCGTCGAGAACGTCGCCCGGCCCGGCGTCGAGGAGCAGATCGACAACGAGAAGTACGAGTTCAAGCCGCGCGACTGGGACGCCGCGCTCGCGGACGGCTCGAGCCTGGCGCCCTGGCTCACCCGGCTCAACGAGATCCGCCGCAACCACCCTGCGCTGCAACGGCTGCGGAACATCACCTTCCACCCCGTGGACGACGACGCGACGATCTGCTTCAGCAAGCGCCTCACCGCGGCGCAGTCGCCCACCGGGCGCGAGGACACCGTCATCGTCATCGCGAACCTCGACCCCCACGGCGTGCGCGAGACCATGGTGCACCTCGACATGCCGGCACTGGGCCTCGGCTACGACGACGGGTTCGTCGCGCACGACCTGGTCACCGGCCAGACCTGGCACTGGGGCGAGCACGTCTACGTGCGGCTCGACCCGCACACTGAACCGGTGCACATCGTCCACGTGAGAGGGGTCTGACGGTGGAGGGTCTGAACCTCAGCGGTCCGGGTCTGCGCCATGACCCCCACTGGCACAAGAAGGCCGTGTTCTACGAGGTGCTGGTGCGCGCCTTCTCCGACTCCAACGGCTCGGGCTCCGGCGACTTCACGGGCCTGATCAGCAAGCTGGACTACCTGCAGTGGCTCGGTGTCGACTGCCTGTGGCTGCCGCCGTTCTACGCCTCCCCGTTGCGTGACGGCGGCTACGACGTCGCCGACTACTGCTCGGTGCTGCCGGAGTTCGGCACGCTGCCCGACTTCACCGAGCTGGTGAGCCAGGCGCACGCGCGCGGCCTGCGGGTGATCGTCGACCTGGTGATGAACCACACCAGCGACCAGCACCCGTGGTTCCAGGCGAGCCGCTCGGACCCTGAGGGCCCGTACGGCGACTTCTACGTCTGGAGCGACACCGACGACCGGTACCAGGACGCCCGGATCATCTTCGTCGACACCGAGACGAGCAACTGGACGTTCGACCCCGTGCGCCGGCAGTTCTTCTGGCACCGCTTCTTCAGCCACCAGCCCGACCTGAACTTCGAGAACCCTGCGGTGCAGGAGGCGATGTTCGACGTCGTGCGCTTCTGGATGGACCTCGGCATCGACGGCTTCCGGCTCGACGCCGTGCCGTACCTGTTCGAGGACGAGGGCACCAACTGCGAGAACCTGCCCGCCACGCACGACTTCCTGCGCAGGCTGCGGGCGATGGTCGACGACGAGTACCCGGGCCGGATCATGCTGGCCGAGGCCAACCAGTGGCCCAAGGACGTCGTCGAGTACTTCGGCACGGACGACGAACCCGAGTGCCACATGGCGTTCCACTTCCCGGTCATGCCGCGCATCTACTACGCGCTGCGCGACGAGTCGGCCCGCCCGATCATCGACATCCTGGCCGACACGCCGGACCTGCCGGTGCACGGCCAGTGGGGGACGTTCCTGCGCAACCACGACGAGCTGACGCTCGAGATGGTGACCACCGAGGAGCGCGCCGCCATGTACGGCTGGTACGCCCCCGATCCGCGCATGCGCGCCAACATCGGGATCCGACGTCGCCTGGCCACGCTGCTCGACAACTCCCGAGCCGAGATCGAGCTGATCAACGCCTTGCTGCTGTCGTTGCCCGGAAGCCCCTGCCTGTACTACGGCGACGAGATCGGCATGGGTGACAACATCTGGCTCGACGACCGCGACGCCGTGCGTACCCCCATGCAGTGGACGCCCGACCGCAACGCGGGGTTCTCGTCGGCCGATCCGGGCAAGCTGTACCTGCCGACGATCCAGTCGCTGGTGCACCACTACAACACCGTGAACGTCGAGGCCCAGCTGGCGACGCGCTCGTCGCTGCTGCACTGGACGCGCGGCATGCTCGCGCTGCGCAAGCGCCACCCCGTGTTCGGGGTGGGACGTTACGTGCCCGTCGACGCCGACAACGACGCCGTGCTGGCCTTCCTGCGCGTGATCGACGACGAGTCGACCGGTGAGGCGCCGGAGGCGGTGCTGTGCGTCAACAACCTGGCGCAGACCCCCCAGGCAGCGACGCTGCGCCTACCCGACAACGCCGGCGCCGGCCTGGAGGACCTCTTCGGTGGTTCCGGCTTCCCGTCGGTGTCGCCGGAGGGAACGCTCACGCTGTCGTTGGGGTCGCGTGACTTCTTCTGGCTGCGCCTGAAGGCCTCGGAGGCCGACCGTGGTTGACCCGGAGCCCGAGACGATGACGCCGGCGTTCGCCGACTTCCTGCCCGACTGGGTGGCGCGGCAGCGGTGGTACACCGCCAAGGGCCGTCGGCCACAGCTGCAGCGCATCGGCGGCCTGCGCTGGCAGGACCCCGATGGTGAGGTGGGCATCGAGACGTGGCTGGTGGTCGACACGTCCGGCGAGCGCCGCACGGTCTACCAGGTGCCGCTCACCTACCGCAGCGAGCCGCTGTCCGGCGCCGACGACGCGCTGGTGGCCACCGCCGAGCACAGCCGGCTCGGCCGCCGCTACGTCTACGACGCGCCCCACGACCCGGCCTACGTGCGCGCCGTCATGCGGTTGGTGCTGAGGGGTGCGACGGTGAGCTCCGACGGACCAGCCGGCACCGGCGAGGCCCGCGGCGTGCCGCAGCGCGACGTCGACCTGGCCCGCCTCGGGTCGGTCGTATCGAGCCGCGTCATGCGGGGCGAGCAGTCCAACACCTCGGTGGTGCTCGACCTCGAGACCACCGACGGGCGCCCACCCATCTCGTTGATCCTCAAGCTGTTTCGCGTTCTCAGCGATGGACTAAACCCCGACGTCGTGGTGCAGAGCGCCCTGGCGGACGCCGGCTCGACCCTCGTGCCACGACCGGTGGGGCACGTCATCGGCTCCTGGACGGCGGACGGCGCGACGGCCGAGGGCCACCTGGCCTTCGTGCAGGAGCTCATCCCGGGCGCCCGCGACGCCTGGCGCGAGGCAGTCGAGGCGGTGGCCGCCGACGAGGACTTCGCCGAGCGAGCGCGCGAGCTGGGCGCCGTCACCGCCCGCGTGCACGCCACGCTCGCCCAGGCGATGCCCACGGCCGAAATGGACGACGAGGCCGTCGCCGCCCTCGCCGACGGCCTCGCCGAACGGCTGGCCTGGGCCGTGCGCCAGGTGCCGCAGCTGGCGACGCACGAGCCGGCGGCGCGGGCCGTGCTGGAGTCGGTGCGTCACCTGACCGAGCGTCCCGCGCTGCAGCGAGTGCACGGTGACCTGCACCTCGGCCAGGTGCTCGACGGCGGGGCCCGCGGCTGGGTGGTCATCGACTTCGAGGGCGAGCCCCTGCGCCCGCTGGCCGACCGCAACCGGCCCGATCTCGCGCTGCGCGACGTCGCCGGGATGCTGCGCTCGTTCGACTACGCCGCCGGCCACCTGCTGGTCGACGCCGACCCCAGCGACACCGCGACCTCCACCCGCGCCCGCCGGTGGGCCGAGCGCTGCCGCGACGCCTTCTGCACGGGCTACGCCGAGGTGGCCGGGCGCGACCCCCGCGAGGCGACGTCCCTGCTGCCGGCACTCGAGCTCGACAAGGCGCTCTACGAAGCGGCCTACGAGGCCGGTAACCGGCCGTCGTGGCTGCCGATCCCCCTGGCGGCCGTCGAGCGGTTGCTGCGCACCGCGACGACCACCGAGTCCCCGACCCAGAAGGAGCGGCCTCCCATGAGCCAGCCCGACGCCGGATCGACCGGTGCGACCGGTGCGACGGGTGCGACGGCCGCGCCCGGAGCGAGCCACGGCACGCCCCAGGTGCGCCCGGTGCCGCCCGGCGAGCTCGAGATGCTCGTGCACGGCTCGCACGGCAACCCGCACGAGATCCTCGGCCTGCACCCCCACGACGGCGGGCTGACGCTGCGCGCGCTGCGCCCCCACGCGCGCGAGGTCGTGGCCGTGCTGCCCGACGGCTCGCGCACGCCGATGACCCACGAGTACGACGGCGTCTTCGTCGGCGTCGTCCCGGGCACCGAGGTGAGCGACTACCGGCTCGACGTCACCTACGACGCAGACGACGGCTCCACGACCACCTACCCCAGCGACGACCCGTACCGCTTCCTGCCGACGCTCGGCGACGTCGACCTGCACCTCATCGGCGAGGGCCGGCACGAGCAGCTGTGGACCGTGCTCGGGGCGCACGTGCGCCGCTACGCCGGCGAGATGGGCGAGGTCACCGGCACGTCGTTCGCCGTGTGGGCGCCCCACGCGCGCGGCATCCGGCTCGTCGGCGACTTCAACCACTGGGACGGCCAGGGTCACCCGATGCGCTCGCTCGGCTCCACGGGCGTGTGGGAGCTGTTCGTTCCCGGCGTCGGCGCGGGCACGCGCTACAAGTTCGAGATCACGGGCTCCGACGGCGAGCGCCGGCTCAAGGCCGACCCCATGGCCCGGGCGACGGAGGCACCGCCGTCCACGGCGTCCGTCGTCGACGAGAGCAGCTACACGTGGGGTGACGGCGAGTGGATGCGGCGGCGCGCCGAGACCGATCCGCACCAGGGGCCGATGAGCACCTACGAGGTGCACCTCGGGTCGTGGCGCGCTGGGCTCGGCTACCGCGAGCTCGCCGAGCAGCTCGTCGACTACGTCGTCGAGACCGGCTTCACCCACGTCGAGCTCATGCCCGTGATGGAGCACCCGTACGGCCCGTCCTGGGGCTACCAGGTGACGGGCTACTACGCGCCCACCGCGCGGTTCGGCTCGCCGGACGACTTCCGCTACCTCGTCGACCGCCTGCACCAGGCCGGCATCGGCGTGATCCTCGACTGGGTGCCCGCGCACTTCCCCAAGGACGCCTTCGCCCTGGCCCGCTTCGACGGGCAGGCCCTGTACGAGCACCCCGACCCCCGGCGCGGCGACCAGCCCGACTGGGGCACGCACGTGTTCGACTTCGGGCGGGCCCAGGTGCGCAACTTCCTCGTTGCCAACGCGCTGTACTGGTGCGAGGAGTTCCACGCCGACGGTCTGCGCGTCGACGCGGTCGCCTCGATGCTGTACCTCGACTACTCGCGCAAGGACGGCGAGTGGCTGCCCAACGAGTTCGGTGGCCGCGAGAACCTCCAAGCCGTCCAGTTCCTGCAGGAGACCAACGCGACGGTCTACAAGCGGGTGCCCGGAGTGGTCACCATCGCCGAGGAGTCGACCGCCTGGCCCGGCGTCACGCGCCCGACGCACCTGGGCGGCCTGGGCTTCGGGCTGAAGTGGAACATGGGCTGGATGCACGACTCGCTCGAGTACGTCGAGCACGAGCCCGTGCACCGGCAGTGGCACCACCATCAGCTGACGTTCTCGCTCATGTACGCCTGGAGCGAGAACTTCGTGCTGCCGATCAGCCACGACGAGGTCGTGCACGGCAAGGGGTCGCTGCTGCGCAAGATGCCCGGCGACCGCTGGCAGCAGCTCGCCAACACCCGCGCGTTCCTGGCCATGATGTGGGCTCATCCCGGCAAGCAGCTGCTCTTCATGGGCTCGGAGTTCGCCCAGGAGGCCGAGTGGGCCGACGCGCACGGCCTGGACTGGTGGCTGCTCGACCAGCCCGCCCACCGCGGCGTCCACTCCCTGGTCCGTGACCTCAACGCGCGCTACCGCGAGCTGCCCGCGCTGTGGTCGCAGGACCTGTCCCCCGAGGGCTTTCGGTGGATCGACGCCAACGACGCCGCGGGCAACGTGTTCTCGTTCCT
This is a stretch of genomic DNA from Angustibacter sp. Root456. It encodes these proteins:
- the glgP gene encoding alpha-glucan family phosphorylase, translated to MRAIRRFSVRTVLPEPIAALGELASNLRWSWHAPTRELFAGLDPQRWQAVRHDPVALLGDLPPERLAELADDPTFVATVEAAAADLNEYLEQPRWFQSQAQSDVGGEGLPRSIAYFSAEFGITAVLPQYSGGLGILAGDHLKAASDLGVPIVGVGLFYKTGYFKQSLSREGWQQETYPVLDPDGLPLSLLREDDGTPCEVVVDLPGGRRLVAHVWKAQVGRVPLLLLDSDTQANDEALRGVTDRLYGGSGEHRLQQEMLLGIGGVRALRLWSRLTGAPAPDVYHANEGHAGFLGLERIRELVASEGMGFDEALEAVRAATVFTTHTPVPAGIDRFGADQIETYFGGDNAMAGVPVERILDLGAETYPGGEAGVFNMAVMGLRLGGRANGVSELHGHVSRHMFDGLWPGFDDREVPITSITNGVHAPTWVDHRVFELAEKHLGHRLGTDAGVWDDVPLVPRGEIWAVRREMRAQLVQEARRRLRASWLRRGASSAELGWVDSVLDPDVLTIGFARRVPTYKRLTLMLRDPDRLKAMLLHPERPIQLVIAGKSHPADDKGKSLIQQMVRFADDPAVRHRIVFLPNYDIAMAQYLYPGCDVWLNNPLRPFEACGTSGMKSALNGGLNLSILDGWWDEWFDGENGWAIPTADGVEDPDHRDDLEAAALYDLIEGQVAPRFYDRDEAGVPGRWMEMVSHTFRSLGPKVLASRMVRDYVEQLYTPAARAGWALNGPGFPGARDLAAWKSRVREAWGSVRVDHVESSGVSDSPQVGDVLSVQAFVSLDGLAADDVQVQVVHGRVSFQDELTDTRVVTLQHAETYEGGRHRFEGDIKLARTGAFGYTVRVLPRHQGLASPAELGLVVNA
- a CDS encoding alpha-1,4-glucan--maltose-1-phosphate maltosyltransferase — protein: MIGRIPVMSVTPSVDCGRWPARAVVGEAVPVRATVFREGHDAVAASVVLVDPDGVEQPPRRMALLEAGLDLWGADVVPDREGDWTFRVEGWSDPYATWEHDAVIKVAADVDTELMLTEGALLLERAAATKGRPPAHVQALRDAVTGLRDTTRPAQARLAAGTSPAVHAALSAAPVREMVTASADHVIRVQRERALVGAWYEFFPRSEGATYDPATESWTTGTLRTAAGRLQAIADMGFDVAYVTPVHPIGTTNRKGRNNTLDPRPEDPGSPYAIGSPDGGHDAIEPSLGTFEDWDAFVAEARRLGLEVALDLALQCSPDHPWVTEHPEWFTTRADGSIAYAENPPKKYQDIYPLNFDNDPEGIYAAVLRVVLKWVDHGVTLFRVDNPHTKPVEFWEWLIAKVNAEHPEVIFLAEAFTRPAMMHTLAKVGFHQSYTYFAWRNTKEELTEYLTELSGESADYMRPSFWPTTHDILTPYMQYGGRPAFRLRAALAATMVPTYGIYSGYELVENVARPGVEEQIDNEKYEFKPRDWDAALADGSSLAPWLTRLNEIRRNHPALQRLRNITFHPVDDDATICFSKRLTAAQSPTGREDTVIVIANLDPHGVRETMVHLDMPALGLGYDDGFVAHDLVTGQTWHWGEHVYVRLDPHTEPVHIVHVRGV
- the treS gene encoding maltose alpha-D-glucosyltransferase; translation: MEGLNLSGPGLRHDPHWHKKAVFYEVLVRAFSDSNGSGSGDFTGLISKLDYLQWLGVDCLWLPPFYASPLRDGGYDVADYCSVLPEFGTLPDFTELVSQAHARGLRVIVDLVMNHTSDQHPWFQASRSDPEGPYGDFYVWSDTDDRYQDARIIFVDTETSNWTFDPVRRQFFWHRFFSHQPDLNFENPAVQEAMFDVVRFWMDLGIDGFRLDAVPYLFEDEGTNCENLPATHDFLRRLRAMVDDEYPGRIMLAEANQWPKDVVEYFGTDDEPECHMAFHFPVMPRIYYALRDESARPIIDILADTPDLPVHGQWGTFLRNHDELTLEMVTTEERAAMYGWYAPDPRMRANIGIRRRLATLLDNSRAEIELINALLLSLPGSPCLYYGDEIGMGDNIWLDDRDAVRTPMQWTPDRNAGFSSADPGKLYLPTIQSLVHHYNTVNVEAQLATRSSLLHWTRGMLALRKRHPVFGVGRYVPVDADNDAVLAFLRVIDDESTGEAPEAVLCVNNLAQTPQAATLRLPDNAGAGLEDLFGGSGFPSVSPEGTLTLSLGSRDFFWLRLKASEADRG
- the glgB gene encoding 1,4-alpha-glucan branching protein GlgB; the protein is MVDPEPETMTPAFADFLPDWVARQRWYTAKGRRPQLQRIGGLRWQDPDGEVGIETWLVVDTSGERRTVYQVPLTYRSEPLSGADDALVATAEHSRLGRRYVYDAPHDPAYVRAVMRLVLRGATVSSDGPAGTGEARGVPQRDVDLARLGSVVSSRVMRGEQSNTSVVLDLETTDGRPPISLILKLFRVLSDGLNPDVVVQSALADAGSTLVPRPVGHVIGSWTADGATAEGHLAFVQELIPGARDAWREAVEAVAADEDFAERARELGAVTARVHATLAQAMPTAEMDDEAVAALADGLAERLAWAVRQVPQLATHEPAARAVLESVRHLTERPALQRVHGDLHLGQVLDGGARGWVVIDFEGEPLRPLADRNRPDLALRDVAGMLRSFDYAAGHLLVDADPSDTATSTRARRWAERCRDAFCTGYAEVAGRDPREATSLLPALELDKALYEAAYEAGNRPSWLPIPLAAVERLLRTATTTESPTQKERPPMSQPDAGSTGATGATGATAAPGASHGTPQVRPVPPGELEMLVHGSHGNPHEILGLHPHDGGLTLRALRPHAREVVAVLPDGSRTPMTHEYDGVFVGVVPGTEVSDYRLDVTYDADDGSTTTYPSDDPYRFLPTLGDVDLHLIGEGRHEQLWTVLGAHVRRYAGEMGEVTGTSFAVWAPHARGIRLVGDFNHWDGQGHPMRSLGSTGVWELFVPGVGAGTRYKFEITGSDGERRLKADPMARATEAPPSTASVVDESSYTWGDGEWMRRRAETDPHQGPMSTYEVHLGSWRAGLGYRELAEQLVDYVVETGFTHVELMPVMEHPYGPSWGYQVTGYYAPTARFGSPDDFRYLVDRLHQAGIGVILDWVPAHFPKDAFALARFDGQALYEHPDPRRGDQPDWGTHVFDFGRAQVRNFLVANALYWCEEFHADGLRVDAVASMLYLDYSRKDGEWLPNEFGGRENLQAVQFLQETNATVYKRVPGVVTIAEESTAWPGVTRPTHLGGLGFGLKWNMGWMHDSLEYVEHEPVHRQWHHHQLTFSLMYAWSENFVLPISHDEVVHGKGSLLRKMPGDRWQQLANTRAFLAMMWAHPGKQLLFMGSEFAQEAEWADAHGLDWWLLDQPAHRGVHSLVRDLNARYRELPALWSQDLSPEGFRWIDANDAAGNVFSFLRFPADGSGDVLACVVNFSGAPHHGYRLGLPSTGRWTEVLNTDAEQYGGSGVGNLGEVDADATSWHGLPASTVLSLPPLGAVWLRGAPTQG